A genomic stretch from Juglans microcarpa x Juglans regia isolate MS1-56 chromosome 3S, Jm3101_v1.0, whole genome shotgun sequence includes:
- the LOC121258738 gene encoding protein FAR1-RELATED SEQUENCE 5-like: MKNVLMKCVYDTQIVKEFEKFWDQLITTYNLHENVWLKSLYTKREYWVPAFLKDCFWAKMSITQCSESMNSFFDGYVHAKINLKDFVDQFDSALKNKIESENNADFHSFSITISCISKSPIEKRFQELYTNTKFREVQMQLTDIIDLDPELLKRDGAVKTYLVENEVRVEKFTKLVTFSVDFSEEDVDAKCSCGLFQLRGILCRHIFAVFKYNGIKSLLEKYILDR, translated from the coding sequence ATGAAGAATGTattgatgaaatgtgtgtatGACACGCAAATTGTTaaagagtttgagaaattttgggATCAGTTAATCACCACTTACAACTTACATGAGAATGTCTGGCTGAAAAGTTTATACACTAAGCGTGAGTATTGGGTGCCGGCATTCTTGAAGGATTGTTTTTGGGCTAAGATGAGTATAACGCAGTGCAGCGAGAGCATGAATTCTTTTTTCGATGGTTATGTTCATGCTAAAATAAACTTGAAAGACtttgttgatcaatttgatAGTGcgttgaaaaacaaaattgagagTGAAAATAATGCGGACTTCCACTCATTTAGCATTACCATTTCTTGCATATCTAAATCTCCTATCGAAAAGAGATTTCAAGAGTTGTACACAAATACTAAATTTAGGGAAGTTCAGATGCAACTTACCGACATTATCGATTTGGATCCAGAGTTACTTAAGAGGGATGGTGCAGTAAAGACCTATCTAGTAGAGAACGAAGTTCGTGTGGAAAAGTTCACTAAGTTGGTTACGTTTTCTGTGGACTTTAGTGAGGAAGATGTAGATGCTAAGTGTTCATGTGGTTTATTTCAGTTGAGGGGTATATTGTGTAGGCACATTTTCGCTGTATTTAAATATAACGGGATAAAATCCCTGCTAGAGAAGTACATTTTAGATCGATAG